Proteins co-encoded in one Octopus sinensis linkage group LG6, ASM634580v1, whole genome shotgun sequence genomic window:
- the LOC115213055 gene encoding putative uncharacterized protein DDB_G0293878 isoform X4 produces MNGSLKTYFEGPLCLRLHSNMTCLLRKMFIVEAMPQTQLVAEFVEKLGNFYELVDDKAIGEKSEENVRKLNGDVANGDVFKSEPIALTNKDLFPRNEAFVHFSNDVSSNSSVVPELGLDCTPAVTKKTASGHHHHNNNNNNNNNNNGNSSNNNNNHNDHSRAHLNHRYNHSNENDSGNDTGEIRSENGDERETPMTDDSLLPIAGHQVTSDTDSDVEYCDTIDTLQDVSEAIDVLSSTTSSDNEAVFTQSPVKMKRDDPDYNTLHQSANTVLAGIQTSTNITARSVQPDLMVMANANPYAYVPNHRKFSSDSMAVNIASRQSVSEVDHECFVNGIPQDEHQPRPPAAGHDAEMDVTVRGGEEEGPSRRSSRRVSSSSYGISSRNMGRGQGDIGYYPGGVHIPYLGSGAGGAGQPRGSVAMVMNPPNCVTEQIALALSRLQTDLVAVLDRLDTLEEGRRKEKTISSWWPFQDISFKTFLFFTLWPVLVHWMFHIASKRRQQR; encoded by the exons ATGAATGGAagtttaaaaacatattttgaagGACCACTTTGCCTAAGGCTTCACAGCAATATGACCTGTCTCTTGAGGAAAATGTTT ATTGTTGAGGCCATGCCACAGACTCAGTTAGTTGCTGAATTTGTTGAGAAACTCGGCAATTTTTATGAATTGGTTGATGACAAAGCTATTGGTGAGAAATCTGAAGAAAATGTTCGAAAGCTGAATGGAGATGTGGCAAATGGTGATGTCTTCAAGTCAGAGCCAATTGCATTAACAAATAAAG atCTCTTTCCTCGAAATGAGGCTTTTGTGCACTTTTCCAATGATGTGTCATCAAATTCAAGTGTGGTTCCAGAATTGGGTTTAGATTGTACTCCTGCTGTAACCAAGAAGACAG cctcaggtcatcatcatcataacaacaacaacaataacaacaacaacaacaacggcaacagcagcaacaacaataacaaccataatGACCACTCACGAGCTCATTTGAACCATCGGTACAACCACAGTAACGAAAATGATTCTGGTAATGACACGGGTGAAATCAGGAGTGAGAATGGGGATGAGAGAGAAACTCCAATGACCGATGATTCATTATTGCCTATTGCAGGTCATCAAGTGACCAGCGACACAGACAGTGATGTTGAATATTGTGACACCATTGACACGCTGCAGGATGTGTCGGAG GCTATTGATGTCTTAAGTTCAACAACCAGCAGTGATAATGAAGCTGTATTTACACAGTCACCAGTGAAAATGAAGAGGGATGACCCTGACTATAACACCCTACACCAGTCTGCCAACACAGTGCTTGCAGGAATTCAAACATCAACCAACATCACTGCCAGGTCGGTGCAACCTGACTTGATGGTGATGGCCAACGCGAATCCTTATGCCTATGTACCAAATCATCGTAAATTCTCTTCAGACAGTATGGCCGTGAACATCGCTTCGAGGCAGTCAGTCAGTGAGGTTGATCACGAATGCTTTGTTAATGGTATACCTCAAGATGAGCACCAACCGAGACCACCAGCTGCTGGACACGATGCTGAAATGGATGTTACTGTAcgtggtggagaagaagaaggaccTTCTCGCCGATCATCCAGGAGAGTTTCCAGCAGCAGTTATGGTATTTCCTCAAGGAACATGGGAAGAG GTCAAGGAGATATAGGATACTATCCAGGAGGTGTTCACATACCATATCTTGGAAGTGGTGCTGGCGGGGCAGGACAGCCACGTGGCAGTGTTGCTATGGTGATGAATCCACCAAACTGTGTTACAGAACAAATTGCTTTAGCATTGTCACGGCTTCAGACTGATCTAGTAGCTGTGCTTGACCGGTTGGATACACTGGAAGAAGGTCGTAGAAAGGAGAAAACT